The following are encoded in a window of Heterodontus francisci isolate sHetFra1 unplaced genomic scaffold, sHetFra1.hap1 HAP1_SCAFFOLD_157, whole genome shotgun sequence genomic DNA:
- the LOC137358857 gene encoding probable G-protein coupled receptor 139 has translation MHTECNNKCAIVILNSLKLLFSLPTWINLLTIGILSRGKCGLSKCVTRYLVAMAVADLLVIILDLILRHIPILYPEQFHFLLSIPVCNVHAILLYTATDCSVWFTVTFTFDRFVAICCQKLKSKYCSEKTAAVVLGTVIVLSCLKNIFWYFMFTGRYLLWNIPWFCDAAEDARNSPVWGAIEFLHYILTPFVPFMVIVLLNALTVRHILVSSRGRRRLRDHSSGDRCKDPEMDSRRKSIILLLIISANFILLWAVLMVFSIWSRMWYLGYHSVFLPEFLRELGFMLQLLSCCTNTAIYAVTQTQFRVQLKNVLKYPFTPIFKFIQC, from the exons ATGCATACTGAAtgcaacaacaaatgtgcaattGTCATCCTAAACTCCTTGAAACTGCTGTTTTCACTCCCAACCTGGA ttaacttgctgacgattgggatcttatctcggggaaaatgcgggctctccaaatgtgtcactcgctacctggtagccatggcagtggcggatctcctggtcattatcctggacctgatattgagacacattcccattctttATCCGGAACAGTTTCATttcctgttgtccatccccgtgtgtaatgtcCACGCTAtcctgctttacacagccacagactgttctgtctggttcaccgtcactttcacctttgatcgatttgtggccatttgttgccagaagctgaaaagtaaatattgcagtgagaaaacggcggctgtggttctgggaacagtgattgtgctgagctgtttaaagaacatcttctggtattttatgttcacaggtcgGTATTTGCTGTGGAACATCCCATGGTTTTGTGATGCAGCAGAGGATGCTCGAAATTCTCCTGTCTGGggagcaatcgagttcctccattacattCTAACACCGTTTGTCCCATTTATGGTGATTgtactgctcaatgctctcaccgtcagacacattttagtgagcagcagaggtcgcaggagactccgggatcATAGCAGTGGGGACAGATGCAAAGACCCGGAGATGGATAGCCGAAGAAAATCCATCATATTGCTGTTAATTATCTCGGcaaatttcattctgttatgggcagtgttaatgGTGTTTTCGATATGGAGCCGGATGTGGTATTTGGGCTATCACTCTGTATTTCTACCCGAGTTTCTGCGGGAATTGGGTTTTATGCTACAGctgctgagctgctgcacaaacactgcaatttatgccgtgacccagactcagttcagagtgcagttgaagaatgtgctgaaatatccctttactccaatttttaaattcattcaatgtTGA